The DNA sequence TTAGTGTTAGTGGCCGGTTAATCTCATTTTGGCTGGGTTGATAAAGCAATGATATTCAGCATGGTTTTGAGGGCTGGGTGGCCATAATAACATTTGTTACGTTGACATAGtagattattatttattcattttttacagAGGAAAGTTTAATTTTACTGGACAAAAAAGTTCACTCTCACCTCTTCACACAGCACCTCTTCACACAGCAGGCAATGTGGACTAAACTTTGATGTATTGACGTCATTCCCCCTGATGTATAGATGAtttcacacacaagcacattttaaatggaGAACAAGGAAAAAGAATAATCCAATCAGTTAAATTGTTTGGTATTGTATTGCTAGAATTTAGTTGAGGGGGGGAAAATCATAACAGACATTATCTCATGACactacagatagagtaggtctagaccacactctataataatAAGACTCAACAAATCCCCCATGAGCAATTTCACTTATTGCTGTGGGGGCAAGGAAAACTTCCAACCCATGTACTGTATTAATAAAGATGTAAGATTCTCTTAGGTAAATAAAGCcaatgtttccccattggaatcaatggcaaacagagctatagctagcttcctcctaacgagacctctccaattcacaaaaattgattaaattgaaattggtcaaaaacgttagctttgtaagaccacaGAGGAGAGGTGGGTAGTAACAAGTTACATTTACTtcgttacatttacttgagtaagtttttgaaaaaattatacttccaggagtagttttaaatcactatactgtactttttacttttacttgagtagatttgtgaagaagaaactactcttactccgctacattaggctacaatgagctcattacttttctttttacctctttggtattctacgcGTCATTGTTTGTATTCCCCCCCGCGTAagcctcattttaatgttttattttgacacagagagagacttctgctaaaggctctaccacgtgactgtgtttcaccaatAAAACGTAGTTGTGCAGTCTCGTCAGCTGGCAACAAAAAATAGGCAACGCTGATGCGTAAAtcaacgcttatcaatatcgcttccccatcagtcaggaccaagatctgaccataattatacttgtcctttccataaactgtcgttgctttagcctattatttcagttgcaaccctggcagtggaagtgatcgtgagagcaaataaaaaatataaatgtttgcagggttgtcggtctctaaatgttttaacttttatgagcacacccgctctctccctctctctctttgcgcACCGGGCTCTACCTGATCTTCTATAAGAACAGTGACGCCGTtatcagtaggcggtgcttttacaccggttgatctctgctctccaacttaacctgctcccgaccaggttaggcgtccagcatgagttaccacggcaaTTGAACCCGGTATcaagtgatccaccttcgtgatacagaaaaccctgggttgaacctgaagttacctcgttaaccccaaatcttgcttcgtagtccAGGCCTCTGGCCTCATAATGAAAGCATgtttaccttagtaaaagtgccaaacagcagctccattaccttgttctagttctgcctgcagagcctggtTAAAAAAGTATAGTAGTTTGGAaaatttgtgttacttgtgcttatttattttgtatgtattattattttattgattttattttttaagaaggcctacttgaatttacctggattattttaatttaagctattttgtaattaattaattttaatttattttattgattggatgaactataatttgcctaaagatgattatttagcatttttgtctgtctgattgaatgcttgtgttaaaaaataaatcagacgttactcagtacttgagtagttttttcacaGAGTACTTTTTgactcttactcaagtaattatttggatgactactttttacttttacttgagtcatattattcctaagtaacagtacttttacttgagtacaatttttggctactctacccacctctgccatagagtatgtgtaatataatataaataccatgacaaaattcaaagtgtaaatatatgtaaatatatgtcGAAAGCCCGTGGAGCTCCGCAGGCTGCCGATATCTCTGTGACCGAGTAGTAGTGTAttggctgtagcctacttccacccaatatagtcccaaatcaatatctgcctaggaaattatctagtcttaatctgcattgctatttttactcgttGTGAATATGCAgaccacaagaagtaattaggttttgtttttgttgttgttgggtcacttttactcatgaCATGCTaaacggcaacaaaggattccattcattacgctaagctaagctagcggcggcggcgccggactaagacaatgcatgcactgatacaaaaatgcattttcccacctatataaatatagaggagacggtgaataaccatttttcaacaaacggtggcgtattccttttaAGGAAGATTTTTTTTGGAGTCCTCCAAAGATGACATTTTAATATGTTGGTTTTAAACTTTCAGTCGTCTTGTATTTCAGGTCCAGACCTGATGTGCAAACGTGTACATCTTGGAAAGCTCCCATCATCTGGGAAGGGATGTTTGACCCTGACTTTTACGATCGGATGCACAAGATTGAAGGATCCTCTGTGGCTCTTACAGTGTTTGCCGTGGGCAGGTTTGTTTTCACATCAATACATACAACAACATACAACAATACATGTATGAAAAAAACTGTTGTCAgacctaaaaaaaacatcctggtCTGCCAACTGCCATTTCATTTAGTGCATTTGTTTATCTGagtgagatagatagatagatagatagatagatagcaaaCATTAAAGGACTCGAGTTTCCTCAGGAATTAGTCATGCTCATATTACTCACATATTAAgaagtacaaaataaaacatgacattATTCTTGTCTCCACTTCCACCAAAGGTACCTGGATGCTTACCTTAAGAACTTCCTGAACTCATCAGAGCATCACTTTATGGTGGGTTTGCCCGTAACGTATTACATGTTTACGGACGTGCCAGAAAAGGTGCCAGACATCAAGCTTCGTCCTCAGCGAAGCATTAAGGTTATCAAAGTAGAGAAGAGCTCCAGGTGGCAGGATATCTCTATGATGCGAATGAAGACCATATCCGATGTCATAGAGTCGGATATTCGCCACCACTGCACGCACGTCTTCTGCTTTGACGTGGATCAGGTATTTACTGGGAGATTTGGCTCTGAGGCTCTGGGAGATTCTGTGGCTCTGCTCCACGCCCACTACTACCACCTTCCACAGAAGTTGTTTACCTACGATCGAAACCCAAAGTCCAAGGCATACATGCAAACTGGGGATTTCTACTACCACGCTGCCATCTTTGGAGGCTCATGGAAGAGTGTAAAAGCGTTGACTGAGGCCTGCTATCAGAGCATCATGGAGGATAAACAGAATAATGTGGAGGCTCTGTGGCACGATGAAAGCCATCTCAACAAGTACCTGTGGCTTCACAAACCAAGCAAGGTGCTCTCACCGGAGTACTGCTGGGACACCAGTATCGGCTACAGGAGCGACATACGAGTCACACGACTACTGTGGGCACCAAAACATTACGATACACTTCGCACACCTTAGTGTGTTTTAGACTTAATTGCAAAATCACCTCCTATATTTCATAAATGACATTCAAAACTATCTGACAAACATTATGCTCTCAGGTTCCCATGCTCCCTGCTCTTTGTTCTCTTTGGGGATTTATTTGCATACCTACAAGTGTGGCTATCCTTTGGTAGATGTTCATTTTAtctcaaggtgtgtgtgtgtgtgtgtgtgtgtgtgtgtgtgtgtgtgtgtgtgtgtgtgtgtgtgtgtgtgtgtgtgtgtgtgtgtgtgtgtgtgtgtgtgtgtgtgtgtgtgtgtgtgtgtgtgtgtgtgtgtgtgtgtgtgtgtgtgtgtgtgtgtgtgtgtgtgtgtgtgtgtgtgtgtgtgtgtgtgtgtgtgtgtgtgtgtgtgtgtgtgtgtgtgtgtgtgtgtgtgtgtgtgtgtgtgtgtgtgtgtgtgtttcccaatTCCTACTTTCTTGAATTGACCCTAAAGTTGCAGTGGAATAAATCATTAATTTTAACAGGTTGTTTTGCCTATGAATTACAGATAAATCATAAGCCCGTCCCGCTTTCCTATTCAGGAAAGCAATTTGCTGCCCTTTGTTATCTGTATCTAGTGTTGGTGTCGAAATTAAGAATGTAAGAATCTTTCAAAGAGAAATATAATATCACAAAGCACCTGCCCCagatgtttctttattttttttaaaggaaaaatgCGTTTCATTTAATAGTACATACACGTTAAAGCCTAATGAAATAGTTTGACCACTTTGCAGCCCTGTTGCAGCCAGGTGGTCTGACCATCAAAAGCCATTCCTGAAAGTTATTTTGCTTTGTCCAATAAGTTGCCCTGGCTGCACTTTAGAGACTATGGTAAAGCAACGATAATCAAGATGATTTAGTTTGGTCTGTGTTTCTGGTGCTGTTTATTGAATATATGGTAATAAGGCCACATTGCTTCTCTAAAATATTTAAGTTATGGAGTAGTAttgttgtgtatatatttgttttgagTACTTATAAGACCCTAATCTGGGCATGCGTTCCAATCGCCTGGTAGTTCCCTGCGAAGTTGACTGCACAGAGTATCCAGCCATGTTAAGTGAGATCCCAAACTGTAGGGAGCAAATATGCGCAGTTCAAAGGGAACAGTATAGTGTGTAGGGAAGAACTCAACAAAGGTTCATCACTTCGCTGGAAGTTGATAGCTAAATAACCCATTAGTCGTTGTGTCTCGCTGGAGTGACTCTGTACATCTTGTAAATTaatcaaatcacatttattCACAAGTTACATTTCAATAGAATAAGTTATGTGATGGTAACAGTTTTTGCGTTAAGATATCATTTCAGTAGTGTAAAATTTCCACAATAGCAACGTATCCAAGGTGTTTATGTTATCAGGGTAACGCATGCAGGGAGTGATATCTCCCGTCTGTGACGTTGCAGGGTGTTCCCTATGTGTATGTACATTGTGGAACGGAACACAGCTTGAGTCTATTATACATTTTACtctgttttaatattgtgtACGCATGATAGTTTGAAATGGAGGTAACGTGTGAAGCTATCACTGACAAGTAGCTGAAACATCCAACCGATTTACCTGTGAGCACTATTTAAGAAATGGGTTTGGAAATCTATTGAGATTTAGCAACTGTCTATTCAGATGTCTTAGTGTGTTAAACAGACCAAGATGCCAACTGGTCAAATGACTGTTCTTAGTCTAAATGCCaacaatatatttacatattttatttaaagctgcagaggggggggggaagatgTTTATTTACAGCTGCTGTGTTTGgtcctcgacaacccaactgcattttaccacaaacttgcgactagttaactttttAAAGAAGGCGCCAACGCTTGTTAAGAATCGGCTCgggactccaacattaacacaatgacaacattgtattcagaatagaaaatattttttatagcactttttaatgcgtgattgtgtaaaggtatCCAGAGATACCAACCTTTTGTGAACTTGTGTATTTCGCCAGCTGTCTTCTCTCATTTTCATGGTGTGGGTGTGAGTGAGGTgtgagacggaggagagcagggaaaggaaatgcagctgaatgAATACACTGTGCGTTTTAAATggcgtaaaaaaacaaaacgcaaCATGTAGCGGCCGGTGTTGATCGTGTGGGAAACAGTTTCAAGTAGTGAGGGGAAGTTCAAGTGTTAAAATTAGATTACTTTTTAAGGCTTTCAAGTTACAAGTCTGGATTTTAAACCGTTAAAAGATGAGATCTGGAAGTGTCCAGATTGTTGTTGTGCTCAGgataaaattgaaaattaaattataagggaagtaagggggaaaaaaaagtttaataatttaaaaataaaataatttctgtacagtatatatatacacgttgcagacagacagaagatcTCAGGAACATGTACGTTATGAGCTGCTGAGGGCAGCCAGAGGAGTGGAGTGGTCTGAGCGTCCCGGAGCGGATGTAAGATTCAGATAGCCCATCTCTGCTGATCGAGACAGAGGCCCAGAGATCAAACAGTGAGGGTAGTAGGTCACGGCTGTCTGCTTGCTCGGAGTATTGTCCAATAGGCCCTGAATATCAGATGACTCAGGCATCATCACACTAGGGACGGAATCAAAATTCATTTAgtggtgtttttatttaacaagGAAATATGTTTTGCTCAAATTCAGAATTGGGATCAGGCTTACCTTGAAGTCTGCAAAGGGAGGGATTTAAAAACCTGCATAAGATTTGAGGTTTTCTTCCGttcctaataaaataaaacacaaaatgtcaGATTGGTAAAAAATTAATTTGTCTTTCTTTATTAGACAATATTTGGCAAAGGTGGATGCGTGGCTCAGCAACGTTGATCGATCAGTATTTGTCAGTCAAACACTTTGCTCTATAATCCAATATCTCAAtcattggatggattgccatgacatttgcaCGTTATCATGCTAACCTCCTGAATGTGAGTGTGTTATaacatgctaatgctaacattAGTATACAGCTAAGTTGAGCCAAGTTCTTCTGAGGCTAAAAAAAGTACAGATGAGCCTGAAAGGAAGATTAGCAACGTCTGACGGGGTTCCTATGATGCAACTCTCAGGCCAAACTTTAAATTTTTTACCCAACTTGTCAAAAGGGTCTAATAGCCAAATTGCCTCTCCATTTTTAGCTATGCTAGCGGCATGGCTCTAGGAATGGCAGAATGGCAATTTTGGTTGGTTGGTCCACCTCTTTGatccaaactgaaatatctcaacaactacagTGTTGGATGGATATTTTACAGACATTAATCCAGAgttttggtgatcctctgacttttcatctagtgcgTTCAGCAGGTTGCCATTTGTGAAAATGAATTTCCATTGAATTGCTTCacacattcatgtcccccacAGGATGACTTAGAATTACTTTGATGATTTCTTAACGTTTCATCTGGTCAAAATGTTTCCAATACTTTGGTTGGTGTGTGTCTTGTCAATCCATGCAACAATTTTGttttctggtgtctgtgaagcATTACAGTCTCACATGGTTGCTGGCATGGCTACAGACTTTTAGCCATGTCCCTAGTTAGGGAGGCAGTTGATCTAAAGTAGCTTTACAATGGCCAAACTACAACAGCAGAGACTCCAGCATATAAAGATCAAGAAGACTTAACTGGGCCCGGTACCTCAGCAAAGTGGAGCGACTGCATGTTTTGCAGTCCCCGTTCCAGGACAGCTAGCTGCTTGGACATGTGAAGTATTTTGTTTCCTAGTTTCTTGTTTTCCATCTCTAGAAAATCCACCCTTGAgatcaaaacaaacatttcttcTTTGTTAATCAACACACATTAGTTAAATGTGCAGTAGTCATGTAGGACTCAATGTGTTTCATCAAGCAGTTAAGCGTTGATTGTGTAAGTTAAGCACCTGCATTGGGACAAAGAAGCTGTAAGATTACTGTCGTTCTTGTTGTGCTCCTCCTCATTTAGCTGTTGTAGTAGCCTTCTCCTCTCAACAAGTAGTTTCTCATTTTCCGCGGTAATGCTTATGGTAAGCTCTTTTTCCTGGGAAAAGAAAAACTATTTGAATTCCTTCAATTCATCATCCAATTACACGtaatctcaatttaaaaaaaaaaaaattaataatacaGGAATTACACCATGACTCGGCATCTCCTGCTTATTACCACAGTTGAACATTAACCATGACGGCCTGTTACAGTGGTCACTTAGTCAATGTATTACCATACTGAAGCtacagggagaaaaaaaactgtaatcctTTTTTCCAGACCAaaccaaaacattttatattaacACAGGTGGGAATAAATATTGATGTTAAACTCTGTCAtgtgaataaaaaaatttattaaatataaaagaaatagaTGATATGGAATTTTAAACAAGAATGACATTCAGTTGCCCCACCTCAAACCTACTGGGTTTCAATTGTGTAAAGTAGGACAAAGCTGCAGACGTACCTTTGCTACTGAATGGGAACAAAAGGACAGTTCTCGCTCTAGAGTTTTTATCTTCTTGTCACGCCATGTGGTTTCATCATCACATTTCTGTTTGGCTCGACACAGTTTTGCCTTGTGCTTTTCCTTCATTTCATGGTATTTACTGTAAAGGAGATGGaacaaaataacacattacTTTGGTGTTTGTTCATACATAGAAATCTTATTGGCTAAAATCAAAAATTACAAGatttatattgtgtttttttagttttctggAATTTTGTAGCTTTTTAGCTGACGGCAACACCTTTTGGGCCTGTTACCTCCGCTCTTTGTCAAGGCATTTAAGGGCTTCACAGATCTCATCCTTGAGTGTCTTGCACTCCTCTTGGGTTGTCAACAGAGTCATCACTGCCTCTTGGCAATGAGGACACTCCTGTGGGTCCAAAGTACAGATGTCAGCAGAGACAGAAAGTAACAGTTACAGTGCATGCAGTACGTTATTTTACGCTGGCAAATTCAGATTATTTTACAGCTTTGTTTTCTGTGAGCTTAACATGTAGCTGGCAACAGTTTCCACCCTTTAGTACTGGCTgacagttgtacaataaatggAAGTTGTAATATGTAACCAAACCAAGTCCTGATAAATTACCAATTACAGTATATTGAAATACATAAGAAATTACCTTACGCAGTGTGTTTTCCTTGttctgcagcagcagtagtTCTGTCTGCAGCTCTTTGTGTTCTCTCAGATGACAGTGAGTGTTTTCACAGTTCTCCAAATCAGCTTCATTTTGCTTCCACAgccttcaaacacacacacagaaaccttCACTGACCTATGTGTTATTGCAACATTGAGAGTTGGAATTCACATAAAGTAGCTGCTGGATGTTTTATAGAGGTAGAACATCATACTTTTGATCCTGAAGATTGTTTTCTTTGCTGCAGGTGGTAGCTATAGGGTAATCCAGGTCATTGTGGGAGGTGTCCGATCGTATCTGAAAGGATAAGAAAAGGTTTTGACATCATGTAATAAGAAACAAAGACCATTGTAGTCTGTTCATGAATTTGTCTTTAACGTAATCTGAATCCTCTGAataatcttttaatgttttggAATCATTCACTTCTGACTCCTCCAAAAGGC is a window from the Perca flavescens isolate YP-PL-M2 chromosome 4, PFLA_1.0, whole genome shotgun sequence genome containing:
- the LOC114553924 gene encoding alpha-1,3-galactosyltransferase 2; translated protein: MGYVQKTKSILKCVLCIPIMLCAFYFLSPSLRLLIGYLPMDKCSLESAKMLSLDNSVDASLDLWSRPDVQTCTSWKAPIIWEGMFDPDFYDRMHKIEGSSVALTVFAVGRYLDAYLKNFLNSSEHHFMVGLPVTYYMFTDVPEKVPDIKLRPQRSIKVIKVEKSSRWQDISMMRMKTISDVIESDIRHHCTHVFCFDVDQVFTGRFGSEALGDSVALLHAHYYHLPQKLFTYDRNPKSKAYMQTGDFYYHAAIFGGSWKSVKALTEACYQSIMEDKQNNVEALWHDESHLNKYLWLHKPSKVLSPEYCWDTSIGYRSDIRVTRLLWAPKHYDTLRTP